From one Phorcysia thermohydrogeniphila genomic stretch:
- the rnr gene encoding ribonuclease R — protein sequence MEYKNLEEGIFKALEKLNKPLKAREIAKFLGIPPEERQELREKLKELAKEGKLVKLKGAKYALPEKFNLVVGKLCVYREGFGFVDPIDGGRGVFVPGKNMAGAMNGDIVAVEIVKEFPDGRKEGKVVSVIERAVKKVVGRVEKHRRHCFVIPEDKRIRYDVLLTHEDCKKVEDGDYVVVEIISYPSDTRGPVGKLLENLGKTGPKLDIELIIRKYDLPVEFPPEVLREAEKIPDQVTEKDLEGRVDLRDQLCFTIDGENARDFDDAVAIEKLPDGNYRLFVHIADVSHYVKPGSALDLEAYRRGTSVYFPDRCIPMLPEKLSNGICSLNPNVDRLTFTCEMLINRRGTVIDYKIYESVIHSKARLTYTIAQRIIDGDEEAIEKFPHVVESLKAMYELAQILYKKRYKRGSLDFDLPEPVVVLNTEGEPIDIYRAERLWSHRIIEEFMIAANETVAEFMFWSDYPSVYRVHESPDREKLSEFLNFVRSLGIRVPAVKNDIQPKLLQKILEQVEGKPEEKLVNYLMLRTMARAKYSPDNIGHFGLASTHYTHFTSPIRRYADLQLHRLVKMALRGEFTSDSIPYWEEKLEKVCKHVTERSINADEAERDVIELKKLQYAKNHIGEVFEAIITGVTEQGLYVETIEQLIPGFIHVTNLKNDYYICIPKQYCLVGEKTRTVFRIGDRALVRLLHVDTENRKAEFEMVRKLK from the coding sequence ATGGAATACAAGAACTTAGAAGAAGGAATATTTAAGGCACTTGAAAAGCTTAATAAACCCCTAAAAGCAAGGGAAATCGCTAAGTTCCTCGGAATACCCCCAGAGGAGAGGCAGGAGCTCCGCGAAAAGCTAAAGGAGCTTGCCAAAGAGGGAAAGCTCGTAAAGCTGAAAGGCGCCAAGTACGCCCTACCTGAGAAGTTCAACCTTGTCGTCGGAAAGCTCTGCGTCTACAGGGAAGGCTTCGGGTTCGTTGACCCTATAGATGGAGGTAGAGGCGTTTTTGTTCCCGGCAAAAATATGGCCGGTGCAATGAACGGTGATATAGTCGCCGTTGAGATAGTTAAGGAATTTCCCGACGGTAGAAAGGAAGGTAAGGTCGTCTCCGTTATAGAGAGAGCAGTAAAGAAAGTCGTCGGAAGGGTAGAAAAGCACCGCCGACACTGCTTTGTGATACCGGAGGATAAAAGAATCCGCTACGATGTTTTACTTACCCACGAAGACTGTAAAAAGGTAGAGGACGGCGACTACGTAGTCGTTGAAATCATATCCTACCCCTCAGATACCCGTGGACCCGTTGGGAAGCTCTTAGAGAACCTCGGCAAAACAGGACCTAAGCTTGACATAGAGCTCATAATAAGGAAGTACGACCTGCCGGTTGAATTCCCTCCAGAAGTTCTAAGAGAGGCAGAGAAAATTCCAGACCAAGTAACAGAAAAAGATTTAGAAGGCAGGGTAGACCTCAGAGACCAGCTCTGTTTTACCATAGATGGGGAAAACGCAAGGGATTTTGACGACGCCGTAGCCATAGAGAAACTTCCAGACGGAAACTACAGGCTCTTTGTCCACATTGCAGACGTTTCACACTACGTAAAACCCGGAAGCGCCTTAGACCTTGAAGCCTACAGGAGAGGAACGAGCGTTTACTTCCCCGATAGGTGCATCCCAATGCTCCCCGAAAAACTCTCAAACGGTATCTGCTCGCTAAACCCAAACGTGGACAGGCTCACATTTACCTGCGAAATGTTAATAAACAGGCGGGGAACTGTTATTGATTACAAGATTTATGAAAGCGTAATCCACAGTAAAGCCCGCCTCACCTACACGATAGCACAGAGGATAATAGATGGCGATGAAGAAGCAATTGAAAAGTTCCCCCACGTGGTAGAGTCGCTAAAGGCTATGTACGAGCTTGCCCAAATACTCTACAAGAAGCGCTACAAGAGAGGTTCTCTTGACTTTGACCTACCAGAGCCTGTTGTTGTCCTCAACACAGAGGGAGAACCGATAGACATATACAGAGCTGAAAGGCTCTGGAGCCACAGAATAATAGAAGAGTTCATGATTGCAGCCAACGAAACTGTTGCAGAGTTTATGTTCTGGTCAGACTACCCAAGTGTTTACAGAGTCCACGAGTCTCCAGATAGAGAAAAACTTAGCGAGTTCCTAAACTTTGTTAGGTCACTCGGCATAAGGGTTCCCGCCGTTAAGAACGATATTCAGCCCAAGCTCCTTCAGAAAATCTTAGAGCAGGTTGAAGGAAAACCTGAGGAAAAGCTCGTTAACTACCTAATGCTTAGAACCATGGCAAGGGCTAAATATTCCCCCGACAACATTGGCCACTTCGGCCTTGCCTCAACCCACTACACCCACTTTACCTCACCTATAAGGCGTTACGCCGACCTACAGCTCCACAGGCTCGTAAAGATGGCCCTAAGAGGGGAATTTACCTCAGATAGCATTCCCTACTGGGAAGAAAAACTTGAAAAGGTCTGTAAACACGTAACTGAACGTTCAATAAACGCCGATGAAGCAGAAAGGGATGTTATAGAGCTCAAAAAGCTCCAGTACGCAAAGAACCATATAGGTGAGGTCTTTGAGGCTATTATCACGGGAGTTACAGAACAGGGACTTTACGTTGAAACCATAGAACAGCTAATTCCCGGCTTTATCCACGTAACAAACCTGAAAAATGACTACTACATCTGTATTCCAAAGCAGTACTGCCTTGTTGGAGAAAAGACGAGAACGGTCTTTAGAATCGGGGACAGAGCTCTCGTGAGGCTCCTCCACGTTGACACCGAAAACAGAAAAGCAGAGTTTGAAATGGTGAGGAAGCTAAAATGA
- a CDS encoding C-GCAxxG-C-C family protein codes for MEFKKIMENVLFISETLEGKKEVKNPSTERIKEKAYNLYWKYNCECGVVTAFYEEANLSINFKKVRALSEELPYRWSSICGAVTGAFYVLAASLPEELLEKAVKEIINYHNRTPLPQFKGRGGVHIPKAPAGSILCRDSIINWCKATKINPRSRERTERCARITADIAGKTAELLKKYAVAAVK; via the coding sequence TTGGAGTTTAAGAAGATAATGGAAAACGTTTTGTTTATTTCTGAAACTCTTGAAGGAAAAAAGGAGGTAAAAAACCCTTCTACAGAAAGGATAAAAGAAAAAGCCTACAATCTCTACTGGAAGTATAACTGCGAGTGTGGAGTTGTAACTGCCTTCTACGAAGAAGCGAACCTTTCAATAAACTTTAAAAAAGTTAGGGCTCTATCAGAGGAACTCCCTTATAGGTGGAGCTCCATTTGTGGAGCAGTAACCGGAGCCTTCTATGTACTGGCTGCTTCCCTTCCCGAAGAACTCTTAGAGAAAGCAGTAAAAGAAATCATCAACTACCACAACAGAACTCCCCTTCCACAGTTTAAAGGAAGAGGTGGCGTTCACATACCTAAGGCACCGGCAGGCTCCATTCTCTGCAGGGACTCAATAATAAACTGGTGTAAGGCTACAAAAATTAACCCCCGTAGCAGGGAAAGGACAGAAAGGTGCGCCCGCATAACGGCAGACATTGCAGGGAAGACGGCGGAGCTCCTTAAAAAGTATGCAGTAGCTGCCGTTAAATAA
- the hisS gene encoding histidine--tRNA ligase, whose product MEFKAVRGVEDLIPPESEKFEKVVEKFKEIVKRAGFREVILPIFEEAGLFTRSVGETTDIVQKEMYVFEDKGGRVIALRPEGTASAVRAYVEHGVFAKEPFTKWFYVGPMFRFERPQAGRKRQFFQAGCEIFGLSSPGADAEVIKVASDILNNLNVEFTLELNSIGCEKCRPDYRKALLDFLEKQKDKLCEDCQRRFERNPLRVLDCKNEKCREVVEKAPLITDYLCPECSEHFESVKNFLKALKVDFNVNPFLVRGLDYYTRTVFEFKSDKLGAQSTVLAGGRYDKLISQLGGPDTPALGFALGVDRVMLLLPDIEEKRDGVFVITGGEKAYREGLKLVDLLRKKGFRAEIDHRQGSFKSQMKAADRVKAKYAVIIGELELSEGFYSLKELETGKQERVDTLEALLARL is encoded by the coding sequence ATGGAGTTTAAAGCTGTAAGGGGTGTTGAGGATTTAATCCCTCCCGAAAGCGAAAAATTTGAGAAGGTTGTAGAAAAGTTCAAGGAAATCGTAAAGAGGGCTGGATTTAGAGAGGTTATCCTACCGATATTTGAGGAGGCTGGACTATTTACAAGGAGCGTCGGAGAAACGACGGACATAGTTCAAAAAGAGATGTACGTCTTTGAAGATAAAGGCGGCAGGGTAATTGCCTTAAGACCTGAAGGAACAGCTTCTGCTGTAAGGGCCTACGTAGAACACGGCGTTTTTGCAAAAGAACCCTTTACAAAGTGGTTCTACGTTGGTCCTATGTTCAGGTTTGAAAGGCCTCAGGCCGGAAGGAAAAGGCAGTTCTTCCAAGCTGGATGTGAAATTTTCGGCCTTTCCTCCCCCGGAGCGGACGCAGAGGTCATAAAGGTAGCTTCTGACATATTAAACAACTTAAATGTTGAATTTACCTTAGAGCTTAACTCCATAGGTTGCGAAAAGTGTAGGCCAGACTACCGGAAGGCACTTTTAGACTTCCTTGAAAAGCAAAAGGACAAGTTGTGTGAAGACTGTCAGAGGCGGTTTGAGAGAAACCCGCTAAGGGTACTTGACTGTAAGAACGAAAAATGTAGGGAAGTAGTAGAGAAAGCCCCTTTAATTACCGATTACCTGTGCCCTGAGTGTAGCGAGCACTTTGAGAGCGTGAAGAATTTCCTGAAAGCTTTAAAAGTTGACTTTAACGTTAACCCCTTCTTGGTGAGGGGACTTGATTACTACACAAGAACTGTATTTGAGTTTAAATCGGACAAACTTGGAGCTCAAAGTACCGTCCTTGCAGGCGGAAGGTACGACAAGCTCATCTCTCAGCTTGGAGGTCCCGATACTCCTGCCCTTGGCTTTGCTCTTGGCGTTGACAGGGTAATGCTGCTACTACCCGATATAGAGGAAAAGAGAGACGGCGTGTTTGTCATAACAGGAGGAGAGAAAGCCTACAGAGAAGGGCTCAAATTAGTTGACCTCCTCAGGAAGAAAGGCTTTAGGGCAGAAATAGACCACAGGCAGGGAAGCTTCAAATCACAGATGAAGGCTGCTGACAGGGTTAAAGCCAAATACGCCGTTATAATTGGCGAGCTGGAGCTCTCTGAAGGCTTTTACTCCCTCAAAGAACTTGAAACTGGTAAACAAGAAAGGGTAGATACCTTAGAAGCCCTCCTTGCAAGGCTTTAA
- the upp gene encoding uracil phosphoribosyltransferase yields the protein MKLLKPENALIEELLATIRDKNTPYYVFREDLERLGELLIIEALKELKLKEKTVETPVAPAKVKTVSEEVVFIAILRAGLSLLPAALRVFPKGRLGFIGTYRNEETLQPVNYYVKFPLLKSARYVLLDPMLAMGGTAEQAVKVLLEKGIEENNITFISIVSAPEGIRRLEKFRGLTIITASVDEKLNGNGYIVPGLGDAGDRFCGTENVEVVESHGV from the coding sequence GTGAAGCTCCTAAAACCGGAAAACGCACTTATAGAAGAACTCCTTGCGACAATCCGAGATAAAAACACACCTTACTACGTTTTTAGAGAAGACCTTGAGCGATTAGGAGAACTGCTCATAATAGAGGCCCTCAAAGAGTTAAAACTAAAGGAAAAAACTGTAGAAACTCCTGTAGCCCCTGCCAAGGTAAAAACCGTTTCTGAAGAAGTCGTCTTCATAGCCATTTTAAGGGCCGGATTATCCCTACTGCCAGCTGCCCTTAGGGTTTTCCCTAAGGGAAGACTCGGCTTTATTGGAACTTACAGGAACGAGGAAACACTACAGCCGGTTAACTACTACGTCAAGTTTCCTCTTTTAAAGAGTGCTCGCTACGTTCTCCTTGACCCGATGCTGGCAATGGGAGGAACAGCAGAGCAGGCGGTGAAAGTCCTCCTTGAGAAAGGTATTGAAGAAAACAACATAACCTTTATCTCCATCGTCTCTGCACCAGAAGGGATTAGAAGGCTTGAAAAATTTAGAGGGTTAACTATCATAACTGCATCGGTTGACGAAAAGTTAAACGGCAACGGCTACATAGTTCCCGGACTTGGAGATGCCGGGGACAGGTTCTGTGGAACAGAAAACGTGGAGGTGGTAGAGTCCCATGGAGTTTAA
- a CDS encoding toprim domain-containing protein — MEKLKVYISELKQFSLKNPDWVILVEGKRDLKALEMFGIENVVDMKGRKYHDIAEELSESYVGVVLLMDFDPEGETIFRKLTKVLELYGLKIDTSFRERLRELGVRFVEEIPLLLRLPRW, encoded by the coding sequence ATGGAGAAGCTAAAGGTCTACATAAGCGAGCTAAAGCAGTTTTCCCTTAAAAACCCAGACTGGGTAATTTTGGTTGAGGGTAAAAGAGACCTAAAGGCCCTTGAAATGTTCGGGATAGAAAACGTCGTAGACATGAAGGGGAGGAAGTACCACGACATAGCTGAAGAGCTCTCCGAAAGTTACGTTGGAGTAGTTCTACTTATGGACTTTGACCCCGAAGGTGAGACGATTTTCAGGAAGCTCACTAAGGTGCTAGAGCTTTACGGACTAAAGATTGATACTTCTTTCAGGGAAAGACTAAGAGAGCTCGGAGTAAGGTTTGTGGAGGAAATACCTCTACTCCTTAGGTTACCCCGCTGGTAA
- a CDS encoding histone deacetylase family protein: MRTAVIYDDIFLKHDLPTHPENALRLKYFLKSLPEFNIPVLKPKNVSYDILRAVHFENYIEDVRISCRENAPGFFDPDTYYGEYTFDVALMAAGAVEMGVELLLSGKLRSVFCAVRPPGHHAEKGRAMGFCIFNNVAVGAVKALSLGAQRVFIVDFDAHHGNGTQHIFENTPEVFYFSTHQYPFYPGTGSTKENRSNVLNVPMKEGTGDAEFQKAYGETYRKAVKSFSPDIILVSAGYDLHRDDPLAGLEVTDSGIEYIITQILESAEELKIPVLFSLEGGYNLYALERCGRITFRKLAEFS; encoded by the coding sequence ATGAGAACAGCAGTAATTTATGACGATATATTCTTAAAGCACGACCTTCCTACCCACCCTGAGAACGCCCTGAGGCTAAAGTATTTCCTTAAATCTCTACCGGAATTTAACATTCCGGTCCTAAAACCCAAAAACGTTAGCTACGACATTCTAAGAGCCGTTCACTTTGAGAACTACATAGAAGACGTCAGAATTTCCTGCCGGGAAAACGCTCCCGGCTTCTTTGACCCAGATACCTACTATGGGGAGTACACCTTTGACGTAGCTCTCATGGCCGCCGGTGCTGTGGAAATGGGGGTTGAGCTGCTACTCTCTGGGAAGCTCCGCTCTGTTTTCTGTGCCGTCAGACCCCCCGGCCACCACGCCGAAAAAGGTAGGGCTATGGGCTTTTGCATATTCAACAACGTTGCCGTTGGCGCTGTAAAAGCCCTCTCCTTAGGAGCCCAGAGAGTCTTCATCGTTGACTTTGACGCCCACCATGGAAATGGAACGCAGCACATATTTGAAAACACTCCAGAAGTCTTTTACTTTTCCACCCACCAGTACCCCTTCTACCCCGGAACGGGTAGCACAAAAGAAAACAGAAGCAACGTCCTTAACGTTCCGATGAAAGAAGGAACAGGAGACGCTGAGTTTCAGAAAGCTTACGGGGAAACCTATAGAAAGGCCGTTAAAAGCTTTAGCCCTGACATAATACTCGTATCGGCTGGCTACGACCTCCACCGGGATGACCCACTTGCGGGACTTGAGGTTACAGACAGCGGAATTGAATACATAATCACCCAGATTTTAGAGTCAGCAGAAGAGCTGAAAATTCCCGTTCTCTTTTCCTTAGAGGGAGGTTACAACCTATACGCTCTGGAGAGGTGCGGGAGAATAACCTTCAGGAAGCTCGCTGAGTTCTCTTAA
- a CDS encoding EAL domain-containing protein yields MAESFTRLKEVRRIGYLLLLILVASVLFMAGSNYLFRKEVEEAIYVSIFEQNKKRLKEIVDATVLSFSKKEALLKEDMKRKVREEVLNAHKIATSIYRTCKILKCSDNKIKRLIHEALKGYRFFEGKGYIFIDSVKGPVVLNPLFPELEGKNVWNIKDAKGKLVHREFERTVLYSPNNEGFVTYYWYLPGTKKVDEKISFLKLFKPYNWIIGGGFYLSDFKEYVKRILKEEGRIYNLFIVDLNGKTGSSLQERRLLAVVRRLPQKELESGLFINNGSGVYYLRLYRRWNWLIGSYVTKDDLFKEAVVLKGEFMGTMKAALFVGSLVVLVIFSSSTLGIWYFMEELRKTLRELFKRNRQLTKLNREMVLRAYKDNITGLRNRNRFEEDLRKVATSKVNFALVNIRNFREINELFGMKEGDRILRTFGKFLKRLAKRENKFARVYRIRGDRFGLLVTDISEGDFISMVKRIIAKLEQQEFEVGDIKFRLDVVAGISRNREQPIIEAEIAEQEAKKRNMDIYVFDVDLEELYRELQKNITIATKLKDAISNDRVIPVFQPIVDLQTGEVEKYEALMRIVDEDGKLLMPGDFLPVAKKISIYNKLSKKLIEKALLTVREKGIKVALNISSEDLVSSTMRDWLIEVIRNYGVADKVCFEIVESEAFSDLRILESFYSKVKELGAELAIDDFGSGYSNYEYITIIKPDYIKIDGSLISKVVQSKDAETLVKHIVLFSKELNIKTVAEFISSEEILEKVKELGVDYGQGFYLGKPTQLS; encoded by the coding sequence TTGGCGGAGAGTTTTACACGTCTTAAAGAAGTAAGAAGGATAGGCTACCTACTTCTCTTAATCTTGGTAGCTTCAGTCCTTTTTATGGCAGGTAGTAACTACCTATTTAGAAAGGAAGTTGAAGAGGCCATTTACGTCTCTATTTTTGAGCAAAATAAAAAGAGACTGAAAGAAATAGTTGATGCTACTGTTCTTTCTTTTTCCAAGAAGGAAGCTCTCCTTAAAGAAGATATGAAAAGGAAAGTCAGGGAAGAAGTTCTTAATGCCCATAAAATAGCTACTTCTATATACAGAACCTGTAAAATTCTTAAATGCAGTGATAATAAAATTAAGAGGTTGATTCATGAGGCCTTAAAGGGATACAGGTTCTTTGAAGGCAAAGGGTACATTTTCATTGATTCCGTGAAAGGCCCTGTAGTTCTTAATCCCCTTTTTCCTGAGCTTGAAGGAAAAAACGTTTGGAATATAAAGGACGCCAAAGGGAAGCTTGTCCATAGGGAATTTGAGAGAACGGTTCTCTACTCTCCTAACAATGAGGGATTTGTTACTTACTACTGGTACCTTCCCGGAACGAAAAAAGTTGATGAGAAAATCTCCTTCTTGAAACTCTTTAAACCGTACAATTGGATAATAGGGGGAGGATTTTACCTTTCTGACTTTAAGGAGTACGTTAAGAGAATCCTAAAAGAGGAGGGGAGAATCTATAACCTCTTTATTGTTGACCTTAACGGAAAAACCGGTTCTTCCCTGCAGGAAAGAAGGCTTTTAGCTGTAGTTAGGAGACTCCCTCAAAAGGAGCTTGAATCAGGGCTGTTTATTAACAATGGTTCCGGGGTTTACTACCTGAGGCTTTACCGTAGGTGGAACTGGCTGATAGGAAGCTACGTTACGAAGGATGACCTCTTTAAGGAGGCCGTTGTTCTTAAGGGAGAGTTTATGGGCACTATGAAAGCTGCCCTTTTCGTAGGTTCGTTAGTTGTTCTTGTTATCTTCTCAAGCTCCACCCTTGGCATCTGGTACTTTATGGAGGAGCTTAGAAAAACTTTGCGGGAGCTCTTTAAGAGGAACCGTCAACTAACCAAGTTAAACAGGGAGATGGTACTTAGGGCTTATAAGGATAACATTACAGGACTTAGGAACAGAAATAGGTTTGAGGAAGACCTTAGAAAGGTAGCGACCTCCAAGGTTAACTTTGCCCTTGTGAACATCAGGAACTTCCGGGAGATAAACGAGCTCTTCGGTATGAAGGAGGGGGACAGAATACTTAGAACCTTTGGCAAATTCTTGAAGAGGCTGGCAAAAAGGGAGAACAAGTTCGCGAGGGTCTACAGGATAAGGGGAGACAGGTTTGGGCTTTTGGTTACTGATATAAGCGAGGGTGATTTTATTTCTATGGTTAAAAGAATTATTGCAAAGCTTGAGCAGCAGGAGTTTGAGGTTGGAGATATAAAGTTTAGGCTGGACGTAGTTGCCGGCATTTCAAGGAACAGGGAGCAGCCGATTATTGAGGCGGAAATTGCAGAGCAGGAGGCTAAGAAGAGGAATATGGACATATACGTGTTTGATGTAGACCTTGAGGAGCTCTACAGGGAGCTCCAGAAAAACATCACAATAGCGACGAAGTTAAAGGACGCCATTTCCAACGATAGAGTAATTCCTGTCTTTCAGCCTATTGTTGACCTCCAAACTGGAGAGGTTGAAAAGTACGAGGCTCTCATGAGGATTGTTGATGAGGACGGAAAGCTATTGATGCCGGGAGATTTTCTTCCTGTTGCGAAGAAGATATCCATTTACAACAAACTCTCTAAGAAGCTTATAGAGAAAGCTTTACTTACTGTTAGGGAAAAGGGGATAAAAGTTGCTCTAAATATCTCCTCAGAGGATTTAGTCTCTTCTACTATGAGGGACTGGTTAATTGAGGTTATCAGGAATTACGGCGTTGCCGATAAAGTTTGCTTTGAGATAGTGGAGTCTGAGGCCTTTAGCGACCTTCGTATCTTAGAAAGTTTCTACTCAAAAGTGAAGGAACTTGGGGCAGAGCTTGCTATTGATGACTTTGGTAGCGGTTACTCCAACTACGAGTACATAACAATTATAAAGCCAGACTACATTAAGATTGATGGTAGTCTGATATCAAAAGTAGTCCAGTCAAAAGATGCTGAGACCCTTGTAAAGCATATAGTTCTTTTCTCTAAGGAGCTGAATATAAAGACGGTTGCTGAGTTTATCTCCTCTGAGGAGATTCTGGAAAAAGTTAAAGAGCTGGGAGTTGACTACGGACAGGGATTCTACTTGGGGAAACCAACCCAGCTTAGTTAA